One window of Legionella pneumophila subsp. pneumophila str. Philadelphia 1 genomic DNA carries:
- a CDS encoding IS5 family transposase, protein MLRLMLTDEHWSKLRTIIREHGIYDKPNLRKTVEGILYRMRTGLPWRDLPTFFGVWISIYQQFNRWASKNKLMAIFKTLVQDPDLEWEFIDGSIVKAHQHSTGAASSDDEAIGKSVAGNTTKIHMAADAHGLTIDFIVTGGEVHNCKVAPQFITQLPSADYTIADKGYDKEDLRHIIRQKSSQPVIPRKSNSTIGNDDMDWALYKYRHLVENIFARIKHFRAIATRYDKLKRNYASMVDLACGLMWLPM, encoded by the coding sequence ATGCTAAGGCTTATGCTCACAGATGAGCATTGGTCAAAGCTAAGAACGATCATTCGCGAACACGGAATTTATGACAAACCCAATTTGCGAAAAACAGTCGAAGGGATTTTATACCGTATGCGAACAGGATTGCCTTGGCGAGACCTACCAACTTTCTTTGGTGTATGGATTTCAATTTACCAACAATTTAACCGTTGGGCCTCGAAAAACAAACTAATGGCTATTTTTAAAACCCTTGTTCAGGACCCAGATCTTGAGTGGGAATTTATTGATGGAAGCATTGTAAAGGCTCATCAGCATAGTACAGGTGCTGCTAGTTCGGATGATGAAGCTATTGGGAAATCTGTAGCTGGGAATACAACAAAAATACATATGGCGGCTGATGCACATGGTTTGACAATTGATTTCATAGTCACCGGTGGTGAAGTACATAATTGCAAAGTTGCACCTCAATTCATCACTCAGCTACCATCTGCTGATTATACGATTGCTGATAAGGGATATGACAAGGAGGATTTGCGCCATATCATCAGGCAGAAATCATCGCAACCTGTTATCCCAAGAAAAAGTAATTCAACGATAGGAAATGATGATATGGATTGGGCTTTATACAAGTACCGGCATCTGGTTGAAAATATCTTCGCAAGAATAAAACATTTTCGTGCAATAGCGACAAGGTACGATAAATTAAAAAGAAATTATGCCTCTATGGTCGACTTAGCGTGTGGGTTAATGTGGTTACCAATGTGA
- a CDS encoding glyoxalase superfamily protein, translating to MSPEKIKTTVTCELKSRAKIIKENYHNPELTLGNVLEALAQYYGFKDWNTAFAKLKDTPYNSSAYPAENSERLDRIINKILDGRRNKCDMSYRRNHNYITFLKKYIDKGLETWAPINWDDFVLKINLKFSDDYVFSVNRMLANVYHKGLFNE from the coding sequence ATGTCACCTGAAAAAATTAAAACTACAGTTACATGCGAACTCAAGTCACGCGCAAAAATAATAAAAGAGAATTATCATAATCCAGAATTAACATTAGGTAATGTTCTAGAAGCCCTTGCACAGTATTATGGTTTCAAAGATTGGAATACCGCGTTTGCAAAGCTAAAAGACACACCTTACAATTCCTCAGCATATCCTGCAGAAAACTCTGAGCGCTTGGATAGAATTATCAATAAGATTCTTGATGGACGTAGGAACAAATGTGATATGTCTTATAGAAGAAACCACAACTACATAACATTTCTTAAAAAATATATTGATAAAGGACTAGAGACGTGGGCCCCCATTAACTGGGACGATTTTGTTTTAAAAATCAACTTAAAATTTTCGGATGATTATGTTTTTAGTGTCAATAGAATGCTGGCAAATGTATATCACAAGGGGCTCTTTAATGAATAA
- a CDS encoding zinc-ribbon domain-containing protein, with product MNNYITKKEQEITMFSNRGSGLKPKTCNQKLTLHHAQEVAKNKNGKCLSEKYKNVDTKLKWECEFGHQWEATLYNVRKIGSWCPECAGVAKLTLDEMKQLAERKKGKCLSNAYINSDSKLTWECEFGHQWDALPNSIKNKKSWCPECAERKKLTISQMKELAISKGGKCLSASYKNNRSKLKWECEFGHQWNASPSSILNGNSWCPDCAGNVKQTIEAMRELARNRNGECLSVEYTNSHSKLTWQCHLGHQWEATPSDIKNGKWCRHCYKSKRKGENAIRCFFEKIFNKKFPSSRPLWLMYEGGRLELDGYCEELQIAFEYQGQYHFDKTAYWYPDKSISFERRQLIDEYKRKTCEENKVLLIEINELNPRSNPDKWKDTIKRILISKDIAIPSNYDAIPFGAVEYHSSGNYTQEAYEIAKLNLGMCHSENILYKEQLVEWECHLGHRWSASLSQVILRNTWCPSCARRKKLTIKQMQALAKLKGGKCLSTEYINARTELLWECSEGHRWLAIPSSIKNNDSWCLECSGSKKLTIDNMKELAKKRNGECLSDQYNGNKVNLIWKCNLGHIWQATPSSIKNRGAWCPVCGGSNKLTIEQMQELAKLKGGKCLSTVYVNARTKLLWECSAGHQWLAIPDKIKNIGRWCKECKKSKSTIIS from the coding sequence ATGAATAATTACATCACAAAGAAAGAGCAAGAAATCACCATGTTTTCAAATAGGGGTTCAGGGCTCAAGCCTAAGACATGCAATCAAAAACTAACATTACATCATGCCCAGGAAGTTGCCAAAAACAAAAATGGGAAGTGTCTTTCAGAAAAGTATAAAAATGTTGATACAAAATTAAAATGGGAATGCGAGTTTGGTCATCAATGGGAGGCTACACTTTATAATGTAAGAAAGATCGGATCTTGGTGTCCTGAATGTGCGGGTGTTGCCAAATTAACACTTGATGAGATGAAACAGCTAGCAGAGAGAAAAAAAGGGAAATGTCTTTCGAATGCTTATATTAATTCAGATTCAAAATTGACATGGGAATGCGAATTTGGTCATCAATGGGATGCATTGCCAAACTCGATTAAAAACAAGAAATCATGGTGCCCCGAATGCGCAGAAAGAAAAAAATTAACTATTAGTCAAATGAAAGAATTAGCTATAAGCAAAGGGGGGAAATGCTTATCTGCTTCATATAAGAATAATCGTAGTAAATTAAAATGGGAATGTGAATTTGGTCATCAATGGAATGCCTCGCCATCAAGTATTCTAAATGGTAATTCGTGGTGCCCTGACTGTGCTGGTAATGTAAAACAAACAATAGAAGCAATGAGAGAATTAGCTAGAAATAGAAATGGCGAATGTTTGTCTGTAGAATATACGAACAGCCACAGTAAATTAACTTGGCAATGTCACTTAGGGCATCAATGGGAAGCTACCCCAAGTGATATAAAAAATGGAAAATGGTGTCGTCACTGTTATAAAAGTAAACGTAAAGGCGAAAATGCGATACGGTGTTTTTTTGAAAAAATATTCAATAAAAAATTCCCTTCCTCAAGACCTTTGTGGCTTATGTATGAAGGCGGGAGGTTAGAATTAGATGGTTATTGCGAAGAGCTTCAAATAGCTTTTGAGTATCAAGGTCAATACCATTTCGATAAAACCGCATATTGGTATCCAGATAAAAGTATAAGCTTCGAAAGACGACAGTTAATAGATGAATACAAAAGAAAAACATGTGAAGAAAATAAAGTCTTATTAATAGAGATAAATGAACTGAATCCCAGAAGCAATCCTGACAAATGGAAAGATACCATAAAGAGAATATTGATATCTAAAGACATTGCAATACCCTCAAATTATGATGCTATCCCTTTTGGTGCTGTTGAGTATCATTCCTCAGGTAATTACACGCAGGAAGCCTATGAAATAGCTAAATTAAACCTAGGAATGTGTCATAGTGAAAATATTCTCTACAAAGAGCAGCTTGTAGAATGGGAGTGCCATCTAGGCCATCGCTGGTCAGCGAGCTTATCTCAGGTTATTTTAAGAAATACCTGGTGTCCGTCTTGCGCTAGAAGAAAAAAGTTAACTATTAAGCAAATGCAAGCGCTTGCAAAACTCAAAGGTGGGAAATGCTTATCTACTGAGTATATAAATGCCAGAACCGAACTTCTATGGGAATGCAGTGAAGGACATCGATGGCTAGCCATACCATCTAGTATTAAAAATAATGACTCATGGTGTTTAGAATGCTCTGGTAGTAAAAAACTAACCATAGACAATATGAAAGAATTAGCTAAAAAAAGAAATGGGGAATGCTTATCAGATCAATATAATGGAAATAAGGTTAATTTAATTTGGAAGTGTAACTTAGGTCATATTTGGCAAGCGACTCCATCTAGCATTAAAAATCGTGGTGCATGGTGTCCTGTATGTGGAGGAAGCAATAAATTAACAATTGAGCAAATGCAAGAACTGGCAAAACTCAAAGGAGGGAAATGCTTATCTACTGTGTATGTAAATGCTAGAACCAAGCTTCTATGGGAATGTAGTGCAGGACATCAATGGTTAGCAATCCCAGATAAAATTAAAAATATAGGAAGATGGTGCAAAGAATGCAAAAAAAGCAAATCAACAATAATTTCTTAA
- a CDS encoding SLC13 family permease, whose product MTLSDLLNNAATALIMAPIAIKIAQSAHLNVDSFLMAVAIGASCSFLTPIAHQNNTMVMGPGRYRFSDYFRLGLPLELIVIMASIRTILWVWPL is encoded by the coding sequence ATGACTTTGTCCGATTTATTAAACAATGCAGCAACGGCATTAATTATGGCTCCCATTGCAATCAAAATTGCTCAGTCAGCCCATCTGAATGTGGATTCTTTCTTAATGGCAGTTGCTATTGGTGCTTCGTGTTCATTCCTAACTCCAATTGCCCATCAGAACAATACCATGGTTATGGGGCCAGGAAGATACCGATTTTCTGATTATTTTCGTTTGGGATTACCATTGGAACTTATTGTTATAATGGCTTCTATTCGAACGATTTTATGGGTGTGGCCATTATAA
- a CDS encoding peptide MFS transporter, whose translation MSTVEQRMPKGIMSLYLIQMFSTFSFAVLYSSLSLYITNQLGLSNHISNSIVGLFLAFNFVLHLFGGLIGGNWLSNRFLFLFTTILQTFGILCLVFPETPSLYLGLSLFLIGCGLNTTCYNTILTQRFSSSDPRRDKAFFMSYSTMNIGFWAGFICSGFYDASNHYEEIFYASIATNIITTLLVLYCWKNITDINTALALNPAQKQRIKGIGGILFILLLIPVLNICFKLPDFSNGLVITISVLMFFVILFIRNNQKILSDRQKITAFLILTITSTVFWMIYYTGPMGITLFIKNNVDKQLLGFEIPTQWILNINSVVIIIGSPLIALLISKLQNKGYTFSVSTQFIWAFLFLTISFFSLSCGIHFANEAGYTAFSWIILHLVTQAVAELFIGPVGYAMIGRIAPNHLQGLLMGSWMLVSGVSASLSHYFSNSMIQSESSDPLLSNSDYYHVFNELAVWGLAGALFLYLIAGKLRLFMNERSNKNDSASPELLHQ comes from the coding sequence ATGAGTACTGTAGAGCAAAGAATGCCTAAAGGTATAATGTCTCTTTATTTAATACAAATGTTTTCCACATTCTCATTTGCAGTGCTTTATTCCTCATTGTCCTTGTACATCACTAACCAACTAGGTTTATCAAACCACATATCCAATAGTATTGTTGGGTTATTTTTAGCATTTAATTTCGTTTTGCATCTATTTGGCGGGCTAATAGGCGGCAATTGGTTAAGTAATCGATTTCTTTTCTTATTCACTACTATTTTGCAAACCTTTGGCATTCTATGCCTAGTATTTCCAGAAACCCCCTCACTTTATCTAGGATTGAGTTTGTTTTTAATCGGCTGCGGATTAAATACAACGTGTTATAACACGATTCTCACCCAACGTTTTTCATCTTCCGATCCAAGACGAGACAAAGCTTTTTTTATGAGCTATTCCACTATGAATATAGGCTTTTGGGCTGGTTTTATTTGTAGTGGCTTTTATGATGCCTCCAATCACTACGAAGAAATTTTCTACGCTAGTATAGCAACTAACATAATTACCACATTATTAGTTCTCTATTGCTGGAAAAACATAACTGACATAAATACCGCCCTAGCCTTAAACCCTGCGCAAAAACAAAGAATAAAAGGTATTGGAGGTATTTTATTTATATTACTTCTCATACCTGTCTTGAATATTTGCTTTAAGTTACCTGATTTTAGTAATGGCTTAGTAATAACGATTAGTGTGCTAATGTTCTTCGTTATTTTATTTATCAGAAACAATCAAAAAATACTCTCAGACAGACAAAAAATTACTGCCTTTTTAATTTTAACCATTACATCAACTGTGTTTTGGATGATTTATTATACGGGTCCAATGGGTATTACTTTGTTTATTAAAAATAATGTTGATAAACAACTTTTAGGTTTTGAAATTCCCACACAATGGATTCTAAATATTAACTCCGTAGTTATCATTATTGGCAGCCCGTTGATCGCGTTACTAATTAGCAAACTACAGAATAAAGGTTACACGTTTTCTGTTTCAACCCAATTCATTTGGGCATTTCTTTTCTTAACGATATCATTCTTTTCTTTATCATGTGGAATTCATTTTGCTAATGAAGCAGGCTATACGGCTTTTAGCTGGATTATTTTGCATTTAGTGACCCAAGCAGTAGCGGAATTATTTATAGGACCTGTGGGCTATGCAATGATTGGCCGTATAGCTCCAAACCATTTACAAGGGCTTCTAATGGGAAGCTGGATGCTTGTTTCAGGTGTATCTGCATCCTTATCTCATTATTTTTCGAATTCAATGATTCAATCTGAATCATCAGATCCTTTGTTAAGTAATTCAGATTATTATCACGTATTTAATGAGCTCGCAGTGTGGGGATTAGCAGGCGCACTATTTTTGTATTTAATTGCAGGAAAATTACGTTTATTCATGAATGAAAGGTCAAATAAAAATGATTCCGCATCTCCTGAGTTACTTCATCAATAG
- a CDS encoding SAM-dependent methyltransferase produces the protein MHKLIVVGSGIKSVAHLTEETKKIIQNSDKVLYLVNEEFLKQWIIRESKSAESLEPIYFNSTKRIDAYANITSKIVSSYYQYTSLCVIFYGHPTIFAESALKAVKIIQAEKGNAIILPAISSMDCLFSDLQVDPGEQGCFSIDATELLIYERKLDIQSHVIIWQIANLGMFNLEKTTKLNVLKDYLCSDYSQEQLVCLYEAALYPTQKPRIEWLKLSDLGNVKVSPISSLYIPPSSTKKLSAKYIALLEIDLDNFKLSTETHTAPK, from the coding sequence ATGCATAAACTAATTGTTGTTGGTTCCGGTATAAAATCTGTTGCACACCTGACTGAAGAAACTAAAAAAATCATTCAAAACTCAGATAAAGTGCTTTATTTGGTTAATGAAGAATTTTTAAAACAGTGGATTATAAGAGAGTCAAAAAGTGCAGAGTCCTTGGAACCTATTTATTTTAATTCAACCAAGCGAATAGATGCCTACGCTAATATAACTTCAAAAATTGTAAGTAGTTATTATCAATATACTAGTCTATGCGTCATTTTTTATGGGCATCCCACAATCTTCGCTGAATCAGCTTTAAAAGCTGTTAAAATAATCCAAGCAGAAAAGGGCAATGCCATCATACTCCCTGCAATATCCTCGATGGATTGCTTATTTTCTGATTTACAAGTAGATCCCGGGGAGCAAGGTTGTTTTAGTATTGATGCTACTGAGCTACTAATTTATGAACGTAAATTAGATATTCAATCCCATGTAATCATATGGCAAATTGCAAATCTAGGTATGTTTAATCTAGAAAAGACAACTAAACTAAATGTATTAAAAGATTACCTTTGTAGTGATTACTCACAAGAACAGCTTGTTTGCTTATATGAGGCAGCCCTATACCCAACTCAAAAACCTAGAATTGAATGGCTCAAACTATCTGATTTAGGAAATGTGAAGGTAAGTCCTATTTCCTCGCTTTATATTCCCCCCTCCTCTACCAAAAAGTTGAGCGCGAAATATATTGCTCTATTAGAAATTGATTTAGACAATTTTAAATTATCTACTGAGACTCACACAGCCCCTAAATAA
- a CDS encoding YHS domain-containing (seleno)protein — translation MKQIKGILLSIISLSFLPFLVFASDASISLVGVQGYDLVSYHQKNGPVRGSGNHTAYHNGVAYLFATDENKKVFQANPEKYLPAYGGYCAFAVSVGRKVVSDPLAWKIVDGILYLNLNKQVQEFWSKDIPGNIKKGNIQWEKIKDIDPQKI, via the coding sequence ATGAAACAAATTAAAGGAATACTATTATCAATAATATCTTTATCATTCTTGCCGTTTCTGGTGTTTGCTTCTGATGCGTCGATTAGTCTGGTTGGTGTTCAAGGCTATGATTTGGTTTCTTATCATCAGAAAAATGGTCCTGTCCGTGGTAGTGGTAACCACACTGCTTATCATAATGGAGTAGCTTACCTATTCGCTACTGATGAAAACAAGAAAGTGTTTCAGGCTAATCCTGAAAAATATTTGCCAGCATATGGTGGTTATTGTGCTTTTGCAGTTTCAGTAGGTCGGAAAGTAGTGAGTGATCCATTAGCATGGAAAATTGTTGATGGCATTTTATATCTCAATCTTAATAAACAGGTACAAGAATTTTGGTCAAAAGATATTCCCGGGAACATAAAAAAAGGCAATATTCAATGGGAAAAAATTAAGGATATTGACCCTCAAAAAATTTAA
- a CDS encoding HD domain-containing protein — protein sequence MCDPVHGIMCVENELYITIKRVIDSHYFQRLRQIKQLSFAEFAYPGAVHNRFSHSIGACYLSTVVFSTIYNDSTNNEDQKICLALTALIHDIGHGPFFHSFEKIFNYALNFVDNKIGKISHEDWTQVFLKKLIEENYIERNYGRVVEDIYTKETNKLHGIISSQLDVDRFDYLLRDSHFYGVSYGNFDLLWLINRLCEQDGVT from the coding sequence ATGTGTGATCCAGTACATGGAATTATGTGCGTTGAAAATGAGCTATATATTACGATTAAGCGAGTTATCGATTCCCATTACTTTCAAAGACTTCGTCAAATTAAGCAATTATCATTTGCAGAGTTCGCCTATCCCGGCGCAGTTCATAATAGATTTAGTCATTCAATAGGGGCTTGCTATCTTTCGACAGTAGTTTTTTCGACGATTTACAACGATTCTACAAATAATGAGGATCAAAAAATATGTCTAGCGCTTACAGCTTTAATACATGATATAGGGCATGGCCCATTCTTTCATTCCTTTGAAAAGATATTCAATTATGCTTTAAACTTTGTTGATAACAAAATAGGCAAAATTAGTCATGAGGATTGGACTCAAGTTTTTTTAAAAAAATTAATAGAGGAAAATTATATTGAAAGAAATTATGGAAGAGTAGTAGAAGATATATATACAAAAGAAACTAATAAATTACATGGAATTATCTCATCACAACTCGATGTAGATCGGTTTGATTATTTACTAAGGGACAGTCACTTTTATGGTGTTAGTTATGGAAATTTTGATTTACTCTGGTTAATTAATCGATTATGTGAACAAGATGGAGTGACGTAA
- a CDS encoding lpg1273 family Dot/Icm T4SS effector: MKIFKGLKKNTGFRKQSNTQKISNSSIQSSITSLSGDASQPRFDFFPINNRDVLLKSPSFNHIGSEFQPMVSKRDVNSISITLPIKHNVHRNHNSNLPVDSISVVDSSNQQDHISYLHICFTHEEGKWYLFLKCFTTPDVFNYDFAPLLKILHKPDIRTYPMSFGYPGVIDRTELIDKDRKIYARQFIIHGPNDEAKILQDVHDFNLNCLRRFEELTYGRDNSAYRNSQALGRILHKIVTAYQEVTVNEYDIALNRLKIVFQDQVFQNDPQICLSLTHIVNALIVLSQKKELNNKGIEMDEHQLHLILKELAKHEGKKFKNNLWFPVGTVETISQEVDELFDLKQTTAAASIMS; the protein is encoded by the coding sequence ATGAAAATTTTTAAAGGATTAAAGAAAAACACTGGTTTTAGGAAGCAGTCAAATACTCAAAAAATATCTAATTCATCGATTCAATCATCCATTACTTCTTTATCTGGTGATGCAAGCCAACCCCGATTTGATTTTTTTCCAATAAACAATAGAGATGTTTTATTAAAAAGCCCCTCTTTCAATCATATCGGTTCAGAATTTCAACCCATGGTATCCAAGAGGGATGTAAACTCAATCTCGATTACATTACCAATTAAACACAATGTTCATCGAAATCATAATAGTAATTTGCCAGTTGACTCAATATCAGTCGTGGACTCATCTAATCAACAGGATCATATTTCCTATTTACATATATGCTTTACTCATGAGGAAGGAAAATGGTATTTATTTTTAAAGTGTTTCACAACGCCGGATGTTTTTAATTATGATTTTGCACCATTATTGAAAATACTACATAAACCAGACATAAGAACTTATCCCATGAGTTTTGGTTACCCTGGTGTTATTGACAGGACAGAGCTCATTGACAAGGATAGAAAAATTTATGCTAGGCAGTTTATTATACATGGCCCTAATGATGAGGCTAAAATCTTGCAAGATGTTCATGATTTCAATTTGAATTGTTTGAGGCGTTTTGAAGAGTTAACCTATGGTAGAGATAATAGTGCTTATAGAAACTCTCAAGCGCTAGGGAGAATTTTGCATAAAATTGTAACTGCTTATCAAGAAGTAACGGTAAATGAATATGATATAGCATTGAATAGGCTTAAGATTGTATTTCAAGATCAAGTATTTCAAAATGATCCACAAATTTGTTTGTCTTTGACTCACATAGTCAATGCATTGATTGTTTTAAGTCAAAAAAAGGAACTTAATAACAAGGGAATTGAAATGGATGAACACCAATTACATCTCATTTTAAAAGAACTTGCAAAACATGAAGGTAAAAAATTTAAAAATAATCTATGGTTTCCTGTAGGGACTGTTGAGACAATTAGCCAAGAGGTAGACGAACTGTTTGATTTAAAGCAAACTACAGCCGCAGCATCTATAATGAGTTAA
- a CDS encoding electron transfer flavoprotein-ubiquinone oxidoreductase has translation MEHETMEFDVIIVGAGPSGLSAAIKLKQLALASQKEITICILEKGAQVGAHILSGAVLEPRSLKELLPDNWQQAPLDTPVNKDLFYFLTQNKSFKLPTPKPMHNEGNFIISLGELCKFLAEQAESLGCEIYPGFAAAEILYNDKNQVIGVATGDVGIDRQGKKTDNYQPGMHLLAKQTLFAEGCRGQLSQTLMSRYHLRDHSQPQTYGIGIKEIWQVDASRHEPGKVIHTVGWPLDHATYGGSFLYHLSEQRVAIGFVVGLDYKNPWLNPFGEFQRFKTHPLIKSVLTGGERIGYGARALNEGGWQSLPKLTFPGGALIGDAAGFLNVPKIKGIHTAMQSGMLAAQACFDALSEEKSGQFELSAYPKKINQSWLKQELYAVRNIRPGFKYGLFPGLINAAFETYVTRGYSPWTLKNHSDYKSLIPADKAKKINYPKPDGVLTFDKLSSVFLSNTFHEENQPCHLKLKQPKLAIEVNLNQYASPESRYCPAAVYEIIEDVEKGPRLQINAQNCIHCKTCDIKDPRQNIVWQAPEGGGGPNYSGM, from the coding sequence GTGGAACACGAAACGATGGAATTTGATGTTATCATAGTCGGTGCAGGGCCTTCTGGATTATCCGCTGCAATCAAATTAAAGCAACTGGCTTTAGCTTCACAAAAAGAAATTACTATTTGTATCCTGGAAAAAGGAGCTCAGGTTGGCGCTCATATTCTTTCTGGCGCAGTTTTAGAGCCTAGAAGCTTAAAAGAATTACTACCAGATAATTGGCAACAGGCCCCACTGGATACTCCTGTTAACAAAGATCTGTTTTATTTTTTGACTCAAAATAAATCATTTAAGCTCCCTACTCCAAAACCTATGCATAATGAAGGAAATTTTATTATCAGTTTAGGGGAACTATGTAAGTTTCTTGCAGAACAAGCAGAGTCTCTAGGCTGTGAAATATACCCTGGATTTGCTGCAGCAGAAATTCTCTACAATGATAAAAATCAAGTCATAGGTGTTGCTACTGGGGATGTAGGAATTGATAGACAAGGGAAAAAAACTGATAATTATCAACCTGGAATGCATTTATTAGCCAAACAAACTTTATTTGCTGAGGGATGTCGCGGGCAATTAAGTCAAACATTAATGAGTCGCTATCATTTAAGAGATCATTCGCAGCCACAAACTTACGGCATAGGGATTAAAGAAATCTGGCAAGTTGATGCATCGCGCCATGAACCTGGAAAAGTTATCCATACGGTTGGTTGGCCTCTTGATCATGCGACTTATGGAGGCTCCTTTTTGTATCATCTTTCAGAGCAGAGAGTTGCAATAGGTTTTGTTGTTGGGCTTGACTACAAGAACCCATGGCTCAATCCCTTTGGCGAATTTCAGAGATTTAAAACGCATCCCCTTATTAAATCTGTTCTAACAGGAGGTGAGCGAATTGGTTATGGAGCCAGAGCACTTAATGAAGGAGGATGGCAATCTCTCCCTAAACTTACCTTTCCTGGCGGCGCCTTGATTGGAGATGCTGCCGGTTTCCTAAATGTGCCTAAAATCAAAGGAATTCACACCGCAATGCAATCTGGAATGCTTGCTGCACAAGCTTGCTTTGATGCGCTAAGTGAAGAAAAGAGCGGTCAATTTGAACTAAGTGCATACCCTAAGAAAATCAATCAATCCTGGCTAAAGCAAGAGCTCTATGCAGTGCGAAATATTCGACCAGGATTCAAATACGGTTTATTTCCAGGTCTAATTAATGCTGCCTTCGAGACTTATGTGACTCGAGGATATTCTCCATGGACCTTAAAAAATCATTCTGACTATAAGTCGTTAATTCCAGCAGACAAAGCTAAAAAAATTAACTACCCAAAACCAGATGGCGTACTCACGTTTGATAAACTCTCATCTGTATTTTTATCAAATACATTTCATGAGGAAAATCAACCCTGTCATCTCAAATTAAAACAACCCAAGCTGGCCATTGAAGTGAACTTAAACCAATACGCTTCTCCGGAAAGTCGATACTGCCCGGCTGCTGTTTATGAAATAATTGAGGACGTTGAAAAAGGACCTCGATTACAAATTAACGCCCAGAATTGTATTCATTGTAAAACGTGCGATATTAAGGATCCTCGTCAAAATATAGTTTGGCAAGCACCAGAAGGTGGAGGTGGACCGAATTATTCAGGAATGTAA
- a CDS encoding DUF2971 domain-containing protein — protein sequence MLKWESIDPCEGEMLPVFKKYLASKHKDSLEYEFYKTVVEQGVKTNFGCCFAIWDGEENDHMWQVFTPKHDNYGVIIIINSGDLYNAVNQVENKHIYLSKVKYLSDDKAKSMKPEECSHSNKRSFHFEESHFLKRIAYKNEKEVRAIISSVDNNWTVLLHQFINENQIQYYPPNTVTPRNCIRIDMKDSHIIKTSRDRVIFLNNDESASFIEFIRSNNLKNVEDGKRVYFSLRNIKKVILHSGLDQETKLSIEKSINNKTLNAK from the coding sequence GTGTTGAAGTGGGAATCAATAGATCCCTGTGAAGGAGAAATGTTGCCAGTTTTTAAAAAATATTTAGCATCGAAACACAAGGATAGCTTAGAGTACGAATTCTATAAAACAGTGGTTGAGCAGGGTGTTAAAACAAATTTTGGTTGCTGTTTTGCTATTTGGGATGGTGAAGAAAATGATCATATGTGGCAAGTCTTTACACCGAAACATGATAATTATGGAGTCATCATTATTATAAATAGTGGTGATTTGTATAATGCGGTTAACCAAGTAGAAAATAAGCACATATATCTATCTAAAGTAAAGTATTTAAGTGATGACAAAGCGAAATCAATGAAACCAGAAGAATGTTCTCATTCAAATAAAAGGTCATTTCATTTTGAAGAAAGTCATTTTTTAAAGCGAATAGCTTATAAAAATGAAAAAGAAGTGAGAGCTATTATTAGTTCTGTAGATAATAATTGGACTGTGTTGCTTCATCAATTTATTAATGAAAACCAAATACAATATTATCCACCTAATACCGTGACACCGAGAAACTGCATTAGGATTGATATGAAAGACAGTCATATTATCAAAACTTCAAGAGATAGGGTAATATTCTTAAACAACGATGAATCTGCCAGTTTTATTGAATTTATTAGAAGTAATAATTTGAAAAATGTGGAGGATGGGAAAAGAGTGTATTTTTCCCTTCGAAATATAAAAAAGGTTATCCTTCACTCAGGACTAGATCAAGAGACTAAATTGAGTATAGAAAAATCAATTAATAATAAAACCTTAAATGCGAAGTAG